The proteins below are encoded in one region of Corynebacterium sphenisci DSM 44792:
- a CDS encoding AMP-binding protein has protein sequence MPSNESQQPMPKSEYYPEVHHGIPAWSVPEILNFIQAIPPILRTGMLNFRSPLQAYRLAEAMVRWRFSTAAQLRRAVARDPHRIAIIDDEGEMTWRRLDEEVTSLAKNLRAEGAGPGTRVAIMARNGRGMVIPLAAKGFIGVDVLLLNVGSSEAQLDRILTEHRVDHLFIDDEFVDRIPEGHDGVKVTVTHIEDPANPPAMKPEWTTLQKRVQTGGNVTLDKIAHLGRIIIMSSGTTGTPKGVIYGEPKTPKVAAGILQRVPWRPHLVVQQTASMFHAWGWGNINLAFAARATLVLRRVFDPVKCMEDAERHGVNAYVSSVVFLKEMLEAEEATRPYNLKKPRFIVSSGNAMPAWLVRKLNKRFGPVTSNFYGSTEIGQVAMASAEMLDADPETAGPAMPGVRLSIRDEEGREVPQGTVGRIFSANGMMFKGYSNPEIPIDIEDNQVAIGDLGYLDERGFLYVCGRADDMIINGGENIFPREAEEALGTLPGVKDVFVRGDKTDPIKSRLVAYVVREDSEAGRNLTEEMVKQHVVDELIEQAEPRDVFWMEDLPRNDTGKVLKRELPDVKAAEGR, from the coding sequence GTGCCCAGCAACGAGTCGCAGCAGCCCATGCCGAAGTCCGAGTACTACCCGGAGGTGCACCACGGCATCCCCGCCTGGTCGGTCCCGGAGATCCTCAACTTCATCCAGGCGATCCCGCCGATCCTGCGCACCGGGATGCTCAACTTCCGCAGCCCGCTGCAGGCCTACCGGCTCGCCGAGGCGATGGTGCGCTGGCGCTTCTCCACCGCCGCGCAGCTGCGCCGGGCCGTCGCCCGCGACCCGCACCGGATCGCGATCATCGACGATGAGGGCGAGATGACCTGGCGCCGGCTCGACGAGGAGGTCACCTCGCTGGCGAAGAACCTCCGCGCCGAGGGCGCCGGCCCCGGCACCCGGGTGGCGATCATGGCCCGCAACGGCCGCGGCATGGTCATCCCGCTCGCCGCGAAGGGCTTCATCGGCGTCGACGTGCTCCTGCTCAACGTGGGCTCCTCGGAGGCGCAGCTGGATCGGATCCTCACCGAGCACCGGGTCGACCACCTCTTCATCGACGACGAGTTCGTGGACCGGATCCCGGAGGGCCATGACGGGGTCAAGGTCACCGTCACCCACATCGAGGACCCCGCCAACCCGCCGGCGATGAAGCCGGAGTGGACCACCCTGCAGAAGCGCGTCCAGACCGGCGGCAACGTCACGCTGGACAAGATCGCGCACCTGGGCCGGATCATCATCATGTCCTCCGGCACCACCGGCACCCCCAAGGGCGTCATCTACGGCGAGCCGAAGACCCCCAAGGTCGCCGCAGGCATCCTGCAGCGGGTGCCGTGGCGCCCGCACCTGGTGGTGCAGCAGACCGCCTCGATGTTCCACGCCTGGGGCTGGGGCAACATCAACCTCGCCTTCGCCGCCCGCGCCACCCTGGTGCTGCGCCGCGTCTTCGACCCGGTGAAGTGCATGGAGGACGCCGAGCGGCACGGGGTCAACGCCTACGTCTCCTCCGTGGTCTTCCTCAAGGAGATGCTCGAGGCGGAGGAGGCCACCCGCCCCTACAACCTGAAGAAGCCCCGGTTCATCGTCTCCTCCGGCAACGCCATGCCCGCCTGGCTGGTGCGCAAGCTGAACAAGCGCTTCGGCCCGGTGACCTCCAACTTCTACGGCTCCACCGAAATCGGCCAGGTCGCCATGGCCTCCGCGGAGATGCTCGACGCGGACCCGGAGACCGCCGGCCCGGCGATGCCCGGGGTGAGGCTGTCCATCCGCGACGAGGAGGGCCGGGAGGTGCCGCAGGGCACCGTGGGCCGGATCTTCTCCGCCAACGGGATGATGTTCAAGGGCTACTCCAACCCGGAGATCCCGATCGACATCGAGGACAACCAGGTCGCCATCGGGGACCTGGGCTACCTCGACGAGCGCGGCTTCCTCTACGTCTGCGGCCGCGCCGACGACATGATCATCAACGGGGGGGAGAACATCTTCCCCCGCGAGGCCGAGGAGGCCCTGGGCACCCTGCCCGGGGTGAAGGACGTGTTCGTGCGCGGGGACAAGACCGACCCGATCAAGTCCCGCCTCGTCGCCTACGTGGTCCGGGAGGACTCCGAGGCCGGCCGCAACCTCACCGAGGAGATGGTCAAGCAGCACGTCGTCGACGAGCTCATCGAGCAGGCCGAGCCGCGCGACGTGTTCTGGATGGAGGATCTGCCCCGCAACGACACCGGCAAGGTGCTCAAGCGGGAGCTGCCGGACGTCAAGGCCGCCGAGGGCCGCTGA
- a CDS encoding AMP-binding protein, whose protein sequence is MHAEVNVSPKNPLSFQIRAAAKSLRPLLRSGALAMTPAQAPAILSYLRRWKLSVGAILHMGALRYPDRLALVDDLGELTYRQLRDDSVNLARAMMDRGMGPGTAFAVIARNGRGIIEPMAIKALIGSEIMLLNIGASPNQIEGIVEQNDVRFLFLDEEFLPQLPEELPGVQLVITHLEDPTDRSGLPAGALVMSDLVAAGGTTPLARKPEQGRIIIMSSGTTGLPKGILRDEPKTPATLGAITDRIPWRRNMVVHQAASMFHAWGWANVIIGLVTGATIITQRVYDARRCLDQCERYGVNGLVSAAIWLKYLKEALDEDPDRRVGPFEFIISSGNAIPGWLVTELTERFGPVVCNFYGSTEAGLTAIASGEELARMPETAGRPAIGVRLALLDDEGRPVGPGEVGRVHTTQELTFKGYLSPKDTWRTVDGMFEIGDLATMDENGYLYVCGRSDDMIIRGGENVFPREVDELLGPLPGVGDVYAHGVNDDDLVAQMHLYVVRSEEPAGAALTGDYLQEYVRRHLASWSVPDRVFFVDHLPRNAAGKVVPRSLETLERVEA, encoded by the coding sequence ATGCACGCCGAAGTCAACGTCTCCCCGAAGAACCCGCTGTCCTTCCAGATCCGGGCGGCGGCGAAATCGCTGCGCCCGCTGCTGCGCTCCGGAGCGCTCGCCATGACCCCCGCCCAGGCGCCGGCCATCCTGAGCTACCTGCGCCGCTGGAAGCTCTCCGTGGGCGCCATCCTGCACATGGGCGCATTGCGCTATCCGGACCGGCTCGCCCTCGTCGACGACCTCGGCGAGCTGACCTACCGGCAGCTGCGCGATGACTCGGTGAACCTGGCCCGGGCCATGATGGACCGCGGCATGGGCCCCGGCACCGCCTTCGCGGTGATCGCCCGCAACGGCCGCGGGATCATCGAGCCGATGGCCATCAAGGCCCTGATCGGCTCCGAGATCATGCTGCTCAACATCGGCGCCTCGCCGAACCAGATCGAGGGCATCGTCGAGCAGAACGACGTGCGCTTCCTCTTCCTCGACGAGGAGTTCCTGCCGCAGCTGCCCGAGGAGCTGCCCGGGGTGCAGCTGGTGATCACCCACCTGGAGGACCCCACGGACCGCTCCGGGTTGCCCGCCGGCGCCCTGGTCATGTCCGACCTGGTCGCCGCCGGCGGGACCACCCCGCTGGCCCGCAAGCCCGAGCAGGGCCGGATCATCATCATGTCCTCCGGCACCACCGGGCTGCCCAAGGGCATCCTGCGCGATGAGCCGAAGACCCCGGCCACCCTCGGCGCGATCACCGACCGGATCCCGTGGCGGCGCAACATGGTCGTGCACCAGGCCGCCTCCATGTTCCACGCCTGGGGCTGGGCGAACGTGATCATCGGACTGGTCACCGGCGCCACCATCATCACCCAGCGCGTCTACGACGCCCGCCGCTGCCTGGACCAGTGCGAGCGCTACGGGGTCAACGGGCTGGTCTCCGCCGCGATCTGGCTGAAGTACCTCAAGGAGGCCCTGGACGAGGACCCGGACCGCCGGGTCGGCCCCTTCGAGTTCATCATCTCCTCCGGCAACGCCATCCCCGGCTGGCTGGTCACCGAGCTCACCGAGCGCTTCGGCCCGGTGGTGTGCAACTTCTACGGCTCCACCGAGGCCGGGCTGACCGCGATCGCCTCCGGGGAGGAGCTCGCCCGGATGCCGGAGACCGCCGGCCGGCCCGCGATCGGGGTGCGCCTGGCGCTGCTCGACGATGAGGGCCGGCCCGTCGGCCCCGGCGAGGTGGGCCGGGTGCACACCACCCAGGAGCTGACCTTCAAGGGCTACCTCAGCCCCAAGGACACCTGGCGCACCGTGGACGGCATGTTCGAGATCGGCGATCTGGCCACCATGGACGAGAACGGCTACCTCTACGTCTGCGGCCGCTCCGACGACATGATCATCCGCGGCGGGGAGAACGTCTTCCCCCGGGAGGTCGACGAGCTGCTCGGCCCGCTGCCCGGGGTCGGCGACGTCTACGCCCATGGCGTCAACGACGATGACCTGGTCGCCCAGATGCACCTGTACGTGGTGCGCTCCGAGGAACCGGCCGGCGCCGCCCTCACCGGCGACTACCTGCAGGAGTACGTGCGCCGGCACCTCGCCAGCTGGTCGGTGCCGGACCGGGTGTTCTTCGTCGACCACCTGCCCCGCAACGCCGCCGGCAAGGTCGTGCCGCGCTCCCTGGAGACCCTGGAGCGGGTCGAGGCCTGA